In the genome of Bacteroidales bacterium, one region contains:
- a CDS encoding DUF2269 family protein produces MGYSILKILHLFSVIVFMGNITIGIFWLRFALKTRDFSIIHHTIKGIIKADRIFTIPSVSILIIAGIGAAMHGGYSIFGTGWILWSLVLILISGFAFSAMLAPIQRKIRSLTEKGGIATENEWFPLMKLVRQWNIWGFVAWFTPLLALLMMIMKHPR; encoded by the coding sequence ATGGGATACTCAATCCTTAAAATATTACATTTATTTTCCGTGATCGTTTTCATGGGAAATATCACCATTGGCATTTTCTGGCTTCGTTTTGCACTGAAAACCCGTGACTTCAGTATAATCCATCATACTATAAAAGGCATTATTAAGGCAGACAGGATTTTTACAATTCCTTCTGTTTCTATCCTGATTATTGCTGGCATCGGGGCTGCCATGCATGGCGGATATTCTATTTTTGGAACAGGTTGGATTTTATGGTCACTGGTACTGATACTGATCTCCGGTTTTGCATTTTCTGCCATGCTGGCACCCATTCAAAGAAAAATAAGGTCTCTGACTGAAAAAGGGGGGATAGCTACCGAAAATGAATGGTTTCCCTTAATGAAATTAGTTCGTCAATGGAATATTTGGGGCTTTGTTGCCTGGTTCACTCCCCTATTGGCATTGCTCATGATGATCATGAAGCACCCAAGATAA